A genomic window from Bos javanicus breed banteng chromosome 13, ARS-OSU_banteng_1.0, whole genome shotgun sequence includes:
- the LOC133259799 gene encoding WAP four-disulfide core domain protein 6A-like isoform X2, giving the protein MGFLRVLPILILFILLGGVQEPGLVEAFFLRHCPRNRVRCEIQERDLCTNSRDCPKKMKCCQFSCGKKCLDIDKDVCTLPKVPGPCNAYFVRWWYDQQKEICSSFIYGGCQGNNNNFQSESVCHAICPQRRSVSWLG; this is encoded by the exons ATGGGGTTCCTCAGAGTTTTGCCAATCCTGATACTATTCATTCTCTTGGGGGGTGTCCAGGAACCTGGGCTGGTGGAGGCATTCTTTCTAA GGCATTGTCCCCGAAACAGGGTAAGATGTGAAATACAAGAAAGAGACCTATGTACGAACAGCAGAGATTGCCCAAAGAAGATGAAATGTTGCCAGTTTAGCTGTGGAAAGAAATGTTTAGATATCGACAAAG ATGTGTGCACTTTGCCAAAGGTTCCTGGCCCCTGCAACGCCTACTTTGTGCGCTGGTGGTATGATCAGCAAAAAGAAATCTGCTCCTCATTTATCTATGGAGGTTGCCAAGGGAACAATAACAACTTCCAATCTGAAAGTGTCTGCCATGCTATCTGCCCCCAGAGAA GGTCAGTCAGCTGGCTGGGATAA
- the LOC133259799 gene encoding WAP four-disulfide core domain protein 6A-like isoform X1, which yields MGFLRVLPILILFILLGGVQEPGLVEAFFLSKYQRHCPRNRVRCEIQERDLCTNSRDCPKKMKCCQFSCGKKCLDIDKDVCTLPKVPGPCNAYFVRWWYDQQKEICSSFIYGGCQGNNNNFQSESVCHAICPQRRSVSWLG from the exons ATGGGGTTCCTCAGAGTTTTGCCAATCCTGATACTATTCATTCTCTTGGGGGGTGTCCAGGAACCTGGGCTGGTGGAGGCATTCTTTCTAAGTAAGTATCAAA GGCATTGTCCCCGAAACAGGGTAAGATGTGAAATACAAGAAAGAGACCTATGTACGAACAGCAGAGATTGCCCAAAGAAGATGAAATGTTGCCAGTTTAGCTGTGGAAAGAAATGTTTAGATATCGACAAAG ATGTGTGCACTTTGCCAAAGGTTCCTGGCCCCTGCAACGCCTACTTTGTGCGCTGGTGGTATGATCAGCAAAAAGAAATCTGCTCCTCATTTATCTATGGAGGTTGCCAAGGGAACAATAACAACTTCCAATCTGAAAGTGTCTGCCATGCTATCTGCCCCCAGAGAA GGTCAGTCAGCTGGCTGGGATAA
- the WFDC2 gene encoding WAP four-disulfide core domain protein 2 translates to MPACRLGPLLAALLLGLLLGLPPVTGSIAVKPGECPELEGDANCTKACVLDEDCDDNLKCCQAGCATVCQMPNDKPGSCPNVDIAFPQLGLCRDQCQVDSQCPDALKCCVNGCGRVSCVTPVF, encoded by the exons ATGCCTGCCTGCCGCCTCGGTCCGCTCCTCGCTGCCCTCCTCCTTGGCCTGCTCCTGGGCCTCCCCCCGGTCACAG GCTCAATCGCAGTGAAGCCGGGTGAGTGTCCCGAGCTGGAGGGTGACGCGAACTGCACGAAGGCCTGCGTCTTGGATGAGGACTGTGATGACAACCTCAAGTGCTGCCAGGCCGGCTGCGCCACCGTCTGCCAGATGCCTAATG ACAAGCCGGGCTCATGCCCTAATGTGGATATCGCCTTCCCCCAGCTCGGCCTCTGCCGGGACCAGTGCCAGGTGGACAGCCAGTGTCCTGATGCGTTGAAATGCTGCGTCAATGGTTGCGGGAGGGTGTCCTGTGTCACCCCTGTCTTCTGA